A stretch of DNA from Anaerobacillus isosaccharinicus:
TGGATATTTTCAACTATGGGCTCCATTAGGGTTTATTTTTATTTTCTTTTATTTGTTCAAAAGTGAAAAATACCATCCATCCAAGATGAAAGCTAGTTTATTAGGTTTAACAATTGCTATTTATAAAATGATCCATCAGTATGGTGGATGGTAATTTGTTCACTCCTTACTTTTTTCTTTCAGTTTAACACTATAGTACCTCATACCTTTTGGAACGCTTTTGATTTCAAATATGCCCTTCCTGTGACTTTCTGGATTCTAATACCATTTGTAAACGTAAAATCGTATTAAACAACATTAATTTTGCTTCACTACTTGACATTATGTTATTTCGTAACTCTATAATGATAACGGTCACGCTCCTTTACGTTTAATGTAAGCAATTATGGAGATAAGCAATACACCTAAAATCAAGATTCCCCAAAGTGACTGTGTACCACCTAATATTGCTTCTTTTTTGTTTATTTCAACAATAGATAGCTCTACATCTTTGAGAGGTATTTCTCCTTCACCAAGAATTTGCAAATCACCCTGAGCCAAGCTGATTTCGGATGTTCGACTACAAATAACTGCCACAAGTGTTTTATCTCCATACATTGTAGATTCATTCGAATAAACCAAATACTCTTGTCCAACTTGGAAGTCAAATCCACAGTCTCCGCCACCTAATCCCGTTGTGACCTTCACTTGTAACTCTTCTATACCCTTCCATGTTCGCTTAACTTCAAAATGAACCAACCTTCCGTAACTTCCTTTACCCTTTTTCTCCTGAATATCAAGAACCTTTCCGCTAAATACCGCCTGTGATCGTTTAAATGCTGCCTCTACATCAGGATTTTCAGCACAAGAACAAGCATTTACTGACGTAACAAATGACACCATGAATAAATAAAATAATAAGAAAATCAATACCATTCTCTTCATATAACAACCACCTATACATAGAATGAAAGGCATCACAACAAAATAGTGCAATGCCTATGTAAATAAGATGTACCATCGAAGAATACAATGGATTGCATGTTAAAACTTATCTACTGTTTTTTTCTAAGTTCTCGAATTTCTACTGGATCCATACCTTCCTCCTCCCTATTACTCTAAAACAAATCTAATTAACTTTCTCTCTTCTATTTCAAATGTTTTGCCAAGGTTAAAAGCTGAGAGATTGATCGTCTCTTCCTCACGAATTGGCCAATCTTCTTCATCTGCCCAACAAGAATACACTTCGATAGACTCCCCTTCTTTCAGCTCACGCTTAACATATGAAAGCAATTCTTTGACACATTTTTCATTCGCTTGATTAGAAGTAAAATGATTGATTTTATCCGCTTCATTAAGATGAAAAGAACCCCCAAGCTCATAAATATAGGATTTATTCATTGGTAATTTTTCTTTCAAAACAGCATCTCGGACTTCCATAATCGTAACAAATGCAAAGTCTAATTCTGTTTCATACACTTTTGTCCACTCGTTCTCCAAATGAGACAAGTCCAAAATATTACGAAGGTCATTAGGATCACTCGGCTTAGGTATATCTTTTAATTTTTTTAATGTGTATTTCTCACCGTAATTCCCGATTGGTAAAGGATGATTCGCTCCAATGTAGTAAAACATCGTCATAGGTTTAACCGCCTTTTCTGCTAAATACATCTTTTTCGAAGTCGAATTCTATTAAATAAATCTATCAATACTGCACCTAACAAAGCCACCAACAAGAAACTGATGACAAAATAAATTGGTTCAATATCGATGACATAGCCAAAAGCCACTTCATTCTGTAGATACGTTACATTTTCATATTCATTAATGATATCAGGAACATAATTGATCGTTAGATACCAACCATGAATGAGAATTCCCGCAATATAAATGACATGAACCAATAATGAAAATATGACCGACCGTAGCAGTAATTTCATCTAATCTCCCTCTAATCCTAAATATTACCTTTTATTATACATTACCTGAATTTTCAAGTAACCTTATATTGATTAAGGAAATAAAAAAGGTTACTCCAATGCAAGAAACGTAAAAAGGCAACACCCATAAGGGTTAGTTGCCTTCTTTTAAAATGAGTTGCGCTACGCACTCCACATGTGTTTTGATAGAATGTTGATACTGAAACGCGTATATTTTGATTTCGCGTAAAGGTGTACCCCCTAAATTAAAGGGGGTTATAGTTTATTTACATGTAATGTATTGAAATCAAAACAAACTTCTGTACTATTTAGCATATGAACTATTCTTTTACTTTTTTAACTATTACTGGTACTTCTTTTATTCCTACACACTTGGCAATAGTTAGTCTATGCTTTCCATTTCTGTAGACAGTCACTTTATTTCTTCTCGTTTGATCGCATTTTTTTCAAATTACACCAGAATAAACTATATACTCTCCCGAGATTATGTGCTAAATTTTTTGCATATTAAGGTAGTGTCAAAAGTTCTATGAAAACTAAAGGCTGATGACACTTTCTACCAATTAAACTGGTGGTAGCTCCCGCCATCGCTCTTGACAAACACGCCAATGGTTTAGCGAGAGGTTTAACAAGGGCGAAGAGGACAAAAGAAGGCATAGCTAAATAAGCCCTTGGTATTTCCATTTTAAACCATTGGCAAGTTCGGTTTGTCAAGAGTACGCTCCGCCGATGGCTAGAAAGGGCTCAGTTAAACAAAAGTTAGGCAGTTTGCTTACTTATCCAGTCCTGGGCAAGACCAATAAGAGTTGTCCATCTAGCTGGCATGTTTGGAAGCTTTTCTAGCTCAGGAAGTGTTACTGGTACTTTTCCTTCCAATGCTGAATGTGGTCTTAGAAAGTTAAAGTAAGCAACGAACAAGGTCACAAAAGAAACAGAACCATGTTCTGACCCGAAACCATGAGTGGATCGATAGTTTCCTTTAAAGGTACGATTTAGCCGCTCGATAATTTGTTTGAGAGGTCGATATTCCTTTGATACCTCGTCTTCGTTGGTTAAGCCAATTACCTGAATCACCTCAAACGGGATTTGATGCTGGGCAAAAAAGTGTTGTGCTAATAAGTAAATGGGATTGCCATCGACAACGAAAGTTAGGTTTTCTGGGATTTTCCTAAGCTTTAACAACACTTCGTCTATCGCTTTAATAGCTGTAGCTGTGTCTCGGTTAGGTGACACAGGATAAGAGAGAATGACTTTCTTTACGGCATCAAAAAAGAAAAATAGGTAATGCCAACGGCCATTCACACGGATGTACGTTTCGTCACCGCAGAATTGATCTGAAAGCTCATAAGGATAGTGATCAATATACGGTTTCAACCACAAGGCCACACTATTTTCGTAATTTAAAATGCTTTGACGAGAGATTGAAACACCATGTACGTCTTTCATCAGCGCTGCTGTTTTACGGGCTGAAAGTCCATAATTGACGTGATAAGTCAATATCAATCCAAGCGTATGTGGAGACACATAAATTCTTGATAGATCAACTCGTGGTCTCTTTGGTGAATGCTTCGCTAATGGTTGAAAATCAATGTGAAACTGGCGGTAAATATAGCGAAGTTTAAAGGCTTGAGGATCTTCTTTGAACCGATTTTTCTCTTTTTGAGTCATCGCATTACGTTTCTGTTGGTAATAAGAACAAGCGTCGTTTTTACACTTGTACACATGGAAGTCTTTTCTTTCCTTCACTTTTTCAAGTGTTTTTGAACAGTGAGGGCATTTCAGGATTGCTTCCTTGAGATATCGATTTCTCTCACTGAAAAGACATGAACACACCTTACATTGAAATTGTCCTTTCGCTCCATTGTTCGCATACAAATAATCAGATGGAGCACCACACGTAGGACATTTCATTGATGAAGGAACGGGTGTTGAATTCGACCGTCTTTGTACTGGTTTGAGAGGTTTACCTTTAGACTTAAGATGCTCGGTTAATAAAACTTGAAAATCTAGTTTTTTTGGAACTTCAATGATCGGTAGATCATCAACTTGAAGCTTGCGATATGGTTTATTAACTGGAGCCTCAGTCGGTTTATCAAACATGCTCTTCCCTATTAAAAGGGTAAGGAGCGTTCGAATTACTTGTTCTTGGTAGTTTATAAAAGTAAGTAAATAGGTTATAATTTGAGGTAACAACTTGTCACTTTCCTTTCTTTTGGGATGTTGGGTGTGTGGTAACCTCAATTATCTACAAAATTCAGGGGGTGGCAAGTTTTTTGCTTATAAAGCCCTTTAAACTAGGATTTAATAGCCTATTTCTATATAAAGTTTTGACAATACGGTATGAATTAAGAGGGAAAGAAAATGAATTCCCGATTATTGAGTTTTGTTCTGAGTGTAAGGGGCGGGGGAAACTATATCGTCATGGGTTTTATATGAGGTTTGGAATTACTGAAAAGGGGGCAATAAGTATTCCTATTTGTCGTTTGAAGTGCAAACACTGTAAAACTACATTTTCAATCATTCCTGACTTTCTCATCCCGCATTTCCAGCATACTTTACATACTATTGTTCAAGGAGTTGAACAACGTCTACTAAAAAAGAAAGCGTTCGATCGTCGTCAATTAGTAAATTTTCATTTCAAACGTTATGTAAGTATTCTTAAATGGGTTCATACTTATTTTTCTGATTTGGATTATGCCCTTAGTTTCTCAGATGATCAAAAAAAAGAAGCCATAAAATATTTAAAAATGATCCAAGATTTTGGCGAATCCTCCTTCTTGCGAAGGAGCCAGGGTCATTTAAAGAAACACTTTATGGCACTTTAATTTTAGCATATTTGGCGTTTAAAAAATATATTGAAGATTCCACATAACGTTTTCATTTTCTATTTATGGCGAAAAAAGTAGAATAAAAGCATGGATGACCGGTCGTCCTTCTACTAAAAGGAGGAAGAAATCCATGGAAGATAAAATACGTGAACAAATCGCTTTATTTCGTTATGGAATTATCGCCCCACTGCTAAATGGGCAAGTAGAACCGAAGGGATATTGGGTTGAAATAGAGGCAAAAAGTCATTCTATCCCATACTATGGTGAGCGGAAAATCGCAGCTAAAACGGTTCAAGAATGGCTCCTTCATTATCGGAGATACGGCTTTGATGCACTAAAACCAAAGAAACGTTCGGACCAAGGTAATTCAAGAAGATTAACTCCAGAAGATCAAGATCATATTCTCGAACTACGAAAAAAATCTCTCCACATGCCCATTAGTGTCTTCTACGAACAACTGATTGAACAGGGAGAGATCTACAAAAATCAAGTTTCATATAGTACTATAAATCGTTTAATACGAAAAAACAAGCTAAATGGAAAAAATGTATCAACATCTCCTGAAAGAAGACGATTTGCCCATGCGAAAGTAAATACACTGTGGCAAGGGGATCTCTCTCACGGACCGTACGTTCAGAAGAAAAAGACATTCCTCATTGCTTATATTGACGACTGTTCGAGGCTAGTGCCCTATGCTCAATTTTTCTCTTCCGAGAAATTCGATGGAGTAAGAGTGGTGACGAAAGAAGCTTTGATAAGAAGAGGAAAGCCATCCATGATTTATGCCGACTATACCGAAAAAAATACTATGCCGAATAAACTTATAAATCCTTCATAAATAAACAGTTTACGAAGGATTTTCGGCATAGTGTTTTGCTATTTTTTCCATAATAGAAGTGGACTAACGTCCAAACTATTTTTAGGAGGAATTACTATGGTAAAGAAACCAACTGTGGAAAGTAGTGTAAAAATGGTACTTGAAGCGCTTGAAAAAGCAGGTTATTGTCAATCAACGATTCATAGTTTCAAAAGGGTATATGAAAGACTGTTGAAGTCTGCCGCTATCATGGGGACAGAAACTTTAACTCAAGAATTGGTTGAGCATTTCGTGAATGATTCTGCAGACAGAAGGACAGGACAATACTGCCATTCACGTAAAAAGCTACACACTTCATGCATAAGAAAATTAAGGGAATATGAAGAAAGAGGCTATTTTGGCTGGCAACCAAGCAGGGATAGTAAGGTCGATAAGCCCTCAACTATTAAATTCCAGGACCTTCATATCCATTTTCTAGCGTTTCTACAAGAGGAGAAAAAAAGTAAAAATACTATAGAATCGTATCGAAATACTTCCTGCAAGTTCCTTATTTTTATTGAAAAATTGGGCTATACCGAGTTGAAAGCTGTCCCTCTTAAATCAATCTATAAGTTTTTTGATGAACTAAGAGAAACCTGGGACTCTGGAAGTCTTCGAACGGCGGCCTCCGGATTAAGATCATTTTTGCGTTTTGCAGAAGGTGGAAACAGACTTATTGCAGCCGTTCCTGATAAACTCCTGAGAAAAAGGACAATTATTCCCGTATTAACGGAGGAGGAAGAACGGGCTGTATGGGATGTATTACAAACCGATGCTGTATCTTCAAGGGACAAAGCTATTATATTATTATCGCTTCTTACTGGAATCAGGGCCGTGGATATTTTGAACTTAAGGTTAAAAGATATAGATTGGCAAGGGGATGTTATTAACATAGTCCAACAGAAGACGAATGAGCCTTTAGTTTTACCCCTTCTTCCTGCAATCGGCAATGCATTAGTAAGGTATCTCACGAATGACCGTCCTAAATCAGATTCATCGTGCGTATTTTTATCTCGAAATGCCCCACATGTACCGTTGAAAGAACATTCGAGTTGTTACACCATAGTAAGAAAAATATTTACATGTGCAGGAGTAAGAGTTAACAACGAACTTAAAGGCACCCGCCTCCTTAGACATCATGTCGCCTCAAAAATGTTAAAAAATGGGGTTGCCATACAAACAATTTCATCAACACTTGGGCATGTCAACCCAAACTCAGCCGACGTTTATCTGTCTACTGACGAAGAAAAGATGCGTGATTGTGCATTAACCTTAGCCGTCATTCCTATGAAAGTGAAGGGGCTCAAATGATGGAGAAGGCATATGTTAGTAAACTAGCTTCTTTCATGGAGTCTTTTGTAGCGTTTAAACACTCACTAGGCTGGAAGTATAAAACAAGCGAATACTATCTCCACGAGTTTGATCGCTATTGTGCAAAACGCGAATCCGAAGAGGTTTTATTGAACGAGATTGTTAAAGGTTGGGTTATCTTACGGGATAACGAATGCCCAAACACCCAACGAGTACGTGTGGCACCTATTCGTGAGTTTGGCAAATACCTGCAACATTCTGGATACTCAGATGCATATGTTGTCACCAACAAAATCTGTCGAAAGCAAATCCGAACGATACCACATTTTTTCACAGATGAAGAAATTATCCGATTTTTCGATGCTTGCGACACACTAGGCCCTCGCAAGGAAAATCCTGTCCGCCATCTTGTCCTACCCATGTACTTTAGATTGCTTTATTGTTGTGGATTGAGAACAAGTGAAGCGCGGTTGCTTCTGCGAAAAAACGTTAACCTTCATACTGGCTATATCGATGTAATCCATTCAAAAGGCCCTAAAGACCGAAGGTTGTTTCTTCCGGAAGACCTTAAACAACTATATTTGAAATACGATGCTGTCATAGATAATATATTTCCAGATCGAACGTATTTCTTTCCGGTAAAATCCCATAGTTGTTACCAGAGTACGTCTATTGGATCGAATTTCAATAAGATATGGAAGGCGGCTGGTTTGGGGCATGAGTCAGGCTCGAAGGCAAGAGCATATGATTTTCGCCATCATTTTGCCTTCGACAAACTCAATCAATGGCTTAAGGAAGAATCCGATGTGAATTCCATGCTTCCATATTTGGTGCGTTACATGGGACATGCCTGTTTGGAAAGCACCTACTACTATCTTCATCTTGTGCCTGAGTTTTTTTCTACTTTCTCCGAAAAAACTAAAATACTTGAAGGGTTGCTTCCGGAGGTGGATTATGATGAAGAGTAGAAAGCAGATTGAGCCCGAATTTTGGCATTATGCTCGTAGCTTCCTTCATGTATACCTGCCCAAGGTAAGAAACCTTAGCCAAAACACAATAAATTCGTATAAGAAGTCCATGAGTTACTTTATTGATTACTTGGAAATCCAAAAAGGGATTGAACGACAGGACATTACGTTTGACTTTCTAAATAGGAAACACATTAAAGATTATTTTGTCTGGATGAATGAAGTGCAAAATCTAGCAGCCAAAACATGCAACCTTCGATTGACTGCACTAAAATCGTTCATGGAGTATTGCGCAGACGAGGATATTACGCTTGTTGCAATATACAACGATGTTCGTAGCGTTCGCGGAATGAAGGAACACAAAAAGTCCATATTATATATGACAAATGAAGCTATTGAAGCATTATTAAAAACGCCTAAAACAGATACACAAAAGGGAAGACGCAATCGCATGATGTTCATTATGTTGTATGATACGGCTGCCAGAGCGCAGGAACTTGTAGATATTACCCTTCGGGATCTGCACATTATCAACGTCAAAACACCTTTCGTTACGCTAACCGGTAAAGGCAACAAAAGTCGTAATGTGCCCCTGATGGAGAAAACTGTTGCTCACATCAAGCGTTATCTTCAGGAATTCCATCCGCATCCAAACACAGATGGCGGGGCTCCATTGTTCTATTCGATGAGGGATGGGAAGCCTCATGCCTTGTCTACGGATACGATAAATCTCCTTTTAGGTCAATATGCAAACCAGGCAAGAATGATTTGTCCTGAAATCCCACGGCATGTTCACTGCCACTTAATCAGGAAAACAAGAGCTATGACGTTATACCGAAAAGGTATGCCCCTCACAGTCATCATGGAAATGCTTGGTCATGAAAGTCTTTCAACAACATCAAACTTCTATGCTTTTGCAACGTTGGATATGATTCATGAAGCCATAAAGAAAACAAGCCCTGAGGCAGTGGAAGAATCCCCGCTTTGGAAAACCAAGGATATAAGAAAACTGATTTATAGTCTGGACTAAAAGCTAAACACTATGCCGAAAATCCTTCGTAAACTGTTTATTTATGAAGGATTTATAAGTTTATTCGGCATAGTATTTTTTTCGGTATAGTCGGCATAAATCATGGATGGCTTTCCTCTTCTTATCAAAGCTTCTTTCGTCACCACTCTTACTCCATCGAATTTCTCGGAAGAGAAAAATTGAGCATAGGGCACTAGCCTCGAACAGTCGTCAATATAAGCAATGAGGAATGTCTTTTTCTTCTGAACGTACGGTCCGTGAGAGAGATCCCCTTGCCACAGTGTATTTACTTTCGCATGGGCAAATCGTCTTCTTTCAGGAGATGTTGATACATTTTTTCCATTTAGCTTGTTTTTTCGTATTAAACGATTTATAGTACTATATGAAACTTGATTTTTGTAGATCTCTCCCTGTTCAATCAGTTGTTCGTAGAAGACACTAATGGGCATGTGGAGAGATTTTTTTCGTAGTTCGAGAATATGATCTTGATCTTCTGGAGTTAATCTTCTTGAATTACCTTGGTCCGAACGTTTCTTTGGTTTTAGTGCATCAAAGCCGTATCTCCGATAATGAAGGAGCCATTCTTGAACCGTTTTAGCTGCGATTTTCCGCTCACCATAGTATGGGATAGAATGACTTTTTGCCTCTATTTCAACCCAATATCCCTTCGGTTCTACTTGCCCATTTAGCAGTGGGGCGATAATTCCATAACGAAATAAAGCGATTTGTTCACGTATTTTATCTTCCATGGATTTCTTCCTCCTTTTAGTAGAAGGACGACCGGTCATCCATGCTTTTATTCTACTTTTTTCGCCATAAATAGAAAATGAAAACGTTATGTGGAATCTTCAATATATTTTTTAAACGCCAAATATGCTAAAATTAAAGTGCCATAAAGTGTTTCTTTAAATGACCCTGGCTCCTTCGCAAGAAGGAGGATTCGCCAAAATCTTGGATCATTTTTAAATATT
This window harbors:
- a CDS encoding tyrosine-type recombinase/integrase; this translates as MMKSRKQIEPEFWHYARSFLHVYLPKVRNLSQNTINSYKKSMSYFIDYLEIQKGIERQDITFDFLNRKHIKDYFVWMNEVQNLAAKTCNLRLTALKSFMEYCADEDITLVAIYNDVRSVRGMKEHKKSILYMTNEAIEALLKTPKTDTQKGRRNRMMFIMLYDTAARAQELVDITLRDLHIINVKTPFVTLTGKGNKSRNVPLMEKTVAHIKRYLQEFHPHPNTDGGAPLFYSMRDGKPHALSTDTINLLLGQYANQARMICPEIPRHVHCHLIRKTRAMTLYRKGMPLTVIMEMLGHESLSTTSNFYAFATLDMIHEAIKKTSPEAVEESPLWKTKDIRKLIYSLD
- a CDS encoding tyrosine-type recombinase/integrase, with the protein product MMEKAYVSKLASFMESFVAFKHSLGWKYKTSEYYLHEFDRYCAKRESEEVLLNEIVKGWVILRDNECPNTQRVRVAPIREFGKYLQHSGYSDAYVVTNKICRKQIRTIPHFFTDEEIIRFFDACDTLGPRKENPVRHLVLPMYFRLLYCCGLRTSEARLLLRKNVNLHTGYIDVIHSKGPKDRRLFLPEDLKQLYLKYDAVIDNIFPDRTYFFPVKSHSCYQSTSIGSNFNKIWKAAGLGHESGSKARAYDFRHHFAFDKLNQWLKEESDVNSMLPYLVRYMGHACLESTYYYLHLVPEFFSTFSEKTKILEGLLPEVDYDEE
- a CDS encoding tyrosine-type recombinase/integrase, with product MVKKPTVESSVKMVLEALEKAGYCQSTIHSFKRVYERLLKSAAIMGTETLTQELVEHFVNDSADRRTGQYCHSRKKLHTSCIRKLREYEERGYFGWQPSRDSKVDKPSTIKFQDLHIHFLAFLQEEKKSKNTIESYRNTSCKFLIFIEKLGYTELKAVPLKSIYKFFDELRETWDSGSLRTAASGLRSFLRFAEGGNRLIAAVPDKLLRKRTIIPVLTEEEERAVWDVLQTDAVSSRDKAIILLSLLTGIRAVDILNLRLKDIDWQGDVINIVQQKTNEPLVLPLLPAIGNALVRYLTNDRPKSDSSCVFLSRNAPHVPLKEHSSCYTIVRKIFTCAGVRVNNELKGTRLLRHHVASKMLKNGVAIQTISSTLGHVNPNSADVYLSTDEEKMRDCALTLAVIPMKVKGLK
- a CDS encoding DDE-type integrase/transposase/recombinase, giving the protein MLPQIITYLLTFINYQEQVIRTLLTLLIGKSMFDKPTEAPVNKPYRKLQVDDLPIIEVPKKLDFQVLLTEHLKSKGKPLKPVQRRSNSTPVPSSMKCPTCGAPSDYLYANNGAKGQFQCKVCSCLFSERNRYLKEAILKCPHCSKTLEKVKERKDFHVYKCKNDACSYYQQKRNAMTQKEKNRFKEDPQAFKLRYIYRQFHIDFQPLAKHSPKRPRVDLSRIYVSPHTLGLILTYHVNYGLSARKTAALMKDVHGVSISRQSILNYENSVALWLKPYIDHYPYELSDQFCGDETYIRVNGRWHYLFFFFDAVKKVILSYPVSPNRDTATAIKAIDEVLLKLRKIPENLTFVVDGNPIYLLAQHFFAQHQIPFEVIQVIGLTNEDEVSKEYRPLKQIIERLNRTFKGNYRSTHGFGSEHGSVSFVTLFVAYFNFLRPHSALEGKVPVTLPELEKLPNMPARWTTLIGLAQDWISKQTA
- a CDS encoding DUF6431 domain-containing protein, with the translated sequence MLIKPFKLGFNSLFLYKVLTIRYELRGKENEFPIIEFCSECKGRGKLYRHGFYMRFGITEKGAISIPICRLKCKHCKTTFSIIPDFLIPHFQHTLHTIVQGVEQRLLKKKAFDRRQLVNFHFKRYVSILKWVHTYFSDLDYALSFSDDQKKEAIKYLKMIQDFGESSFLRRSQGHLKKHFMAL